A portion of the Cryptomeria japonica chromosome 5, Sugi_1.0, whole genome shotgun sequence genome contains these proteins:
- the LOC131049797 gene encoding chaperone protein dnaJ 20, chloroplastic-like has protein sequence MECSASIRGLHSPRFTSRMGICLRAKQCGVRRMRGIRASQSQSLTSSSLYEVLSVPHKESDREIKSAYRRMVLQYHPDVCPPTEKEKYSQIFLKVQEAYETLSDQHLRHDYDCRVSNSLELSESKNYLWEAQLMELSRKRSGCNSSWGSRMRRSSIHKNGFIH, from the coding sequence ATGGAGTGCAGTGCATCAATTCGAGGTTTGCACAGTCCACGATTTACATCGCGTATGGGAATTTGTTTGAGAGCAAAACAGTGTGGAGTTAGAAGAATGAGAGGCATTCGAGCATCTCAATCTCAATCTCTTACTTCTTCATCATTGTATGAAGTATTAAGTGTTCCTCACAAGGAGAGCGATCGTGAGATAAAGAGCGCATATCGTCGAATGGTGCTTCAATATCATCCTGACGTTTGCCCACCTACAGAGAAAGAAAAATACAGTCAAATATTTCTGAAAGTTCAGGAGGCGTATGAAACTCTGTCTGACCAGCACCTCCGTCATGATTACGACTGCAGAGTGAGTAACAGCTTGGAATTAAGCGAGAGTAAAAACTACTTGTGGGAAGCTCAGCTAATGGAGTTATCGAGAAAAAGATCGGGCTGTAATTCATCGTGGGGTAGCAGAATGAGAAGAAGCAGCATACATAAGAATGGATTCATTCACTGA